A portion of the Cervus elaphus chromosome X, mCerEla1.1, whole genome shotgun sequence genome contains these proteins:
- the LOC122689472 gene encoding SS18-like protein 2: MSVAFIPDWLRGKAEVNQETIQRLLEENDQLIRCIVEYQNKGRANECVQYQHVLHRNLIYLATIADANPTSASKAME, encoded by the coding sequence ATGTCGGTGGCTTTCATACCGGACTGGCTGAGAGGGAAGGCAGAAGTCAATCAGGAGACCATCCAGCGGCTCCTGGAGGAGAATGACCAGCTGATCCGCTGTATCGTGGAATATCAGAACAAAGGCCGGGCGAATGAGTGCGTCCAGTACCAGCATGTGTTACACAGAAATCTCATTTATTTGGCTACCATCGCAGATGCCAACCCAACCAGTGCTTCAAAAGCAATGGAATAG